One window of Siniperca chuatsi isolate FFG_IHB_CAS linkage group LG19, ASM2008510v1, whole genome shotgun sequence genomic DNA carries:
- the LOC122866855 gene encoding arylamine N-acetyltransferase, pineal gland isozyme NAT-10-like, giving the protein MDVETYLSRVGFAGPAEPSLDVLRSLHTCHLLSVPFENLTVHSGGRVQLDPPLLYDKIVNQRRGGICFENNGLFSWLLDKLGFQVTLLSGQVKSLITGYYGPPFDHLILMVSFDGQRWLCDVGFGVQGFSGPLSLETSAPQQQAHRVYRIRKDMGMCFLEWQREENRGADGDWAEIYKFTLEPRCMDDFAEMCQYHQSSPSSLVFCKSLCTILKPGGRLTYTGRRLISTTFPTEGTGRVLETTTRKLRDEEIPGILAEKFGVILYSPLVPKDEAVTPPPVMY; this is encoded by the coding sequence ATGGACGTGGAGACATATTTGTCGCGCGTTGGGTTTGCCGGTCCAGCTGAGCCCAGCCTGGACGTGCTGCGGTCACTGCACACCTGTCACCTGCTGTCGGTGCCGTTTGAAAACCTCACGGTGCACAGCGGCGGACGAGTTCAACTCGACCCTCCTCTTCTGTACGACAAGATAGTGAACCAGCGCCGAGGTGGTATCTGCTTTGAGAATAACGGCCTCTTCTCATGGCTGCTCGACAAACTGGGCTTCCAGGTAACACTGCTCTCTGGTCAGGTGAAGAGTTTGATCACGGGTTACTACGGGCCACCTTTTGACCATTTGATCCTCATGGTGAGCTTTGATGGGCAGCGCTGGCTGTGCGACGTCGGGTTCGGTGTCCAGGGCTTCAGCGGCCCCCTTTCACTGGAGACCAGTGCCCCTCAGCAGCAGGCCCACCGAGTGTACCGCATCAGAAAGGACATGGGGATGTGCTTTCTGGAGTGGCAGAGGGAGGAGAACAGAGGGGCAGATGGAGACTGGGCAGAGATCTACAAGTTCACCCTAGAACCTCGGTGCATGGATGACTTTGCCGAGATGTGCCAGTACCACCAGagctccccctcctccctcgtCTTCTGCAAGTCCCTCTGCACGATTTTAAAACCAGGTGGACGGCTCACCTACACAGGCCGCAGACTGATCAGCACTACATTTCCAACAGAGGGAACAGGGAGAGTGCTGGAAACCACAACCAGGAAACTTAGAGATGAGGAGATCCCGGGTATTCTAGCAGAGAAATTTGGAGTTATACTATATTCTCCACTCGTACCAAAGGATGAGGCAGTCACACCACCACCAGTCATGTACTGA
- the LOC122866849 gene encoding E3 ubiquitin-protein ligase MARCHF6 isoform X2, which yields MDTAEEADICRVCRSEGTPDKPLYHPCVCTGSIKFIHQECLVQWLKHSRKEYCELCKHRFAFTPIYSPDMPSRLPIQDICAGLLTSVGTAIRYWFHYTLVAFAWLGVVPLTACRIYKCLFTGSVSSLLTLPLDMLSTENLLADCLQGCFVVTCTLCAFISLVWLREQIVHGGAPQWLEQHQPPPPNAAGQANEAQAAGQGAANEPPAAQPAPADPPAQNEAEPEPPDVPPDQGDDPELEEEEGAAAEDADPNNGAQDDMNWNALEWDRAAEELTWERMLGLDGSLVFLEHVFWVVSLNTLFILVFAFCPYHIGHFSVVGLGFEEYVQASHFEGLITTIVGYILLAMTLILCHGLAALVRFQRSRRLLGVCYIVVKVSLLVVVEIGVFPLICGWWLDICSLEMFDASLKDRELSFKSAPGTTMFLHWLVGMVYVFYFASFILLLREVLRPGVLWFLRNLNDPDFNPVQEMIHLPIYRHLRRFILSVVVFGSIVLLMLWLPIRLIKLLLPTFLPYNVMLYSDAPVSELSLELLLLQVVLPALLEQGHTRQWLKGLVRAWTVSAGYLLDLHSYLLGEQEDNDANQPVNNNNNNNPPPGHHNNNNNPAPAVGEGLHAAHQAILQQGGPVGFQPYHRPLRFPFRIVLLIAFMCITLLVASLVCLTLPVFTGRWLMSFWTGNSKIHELYTAACGLYVCWLSIRGVTVLLAWMPQGRTVIMLKVQEWTLMILKTLVVALLVAGVIPLLLGLLFELVIVAPLRVPLDQTPLFYPWQDWALGVLHAKIIAAITLMGPQWWLKTVIEQVYANGIRNIDLQFIIRKLAAPVISVLLLSLCVPYVIAAGVVPAVGVTPEMEILMQRRIYPFLLMVVSLIGILSFQIRQFKRLYEHIKNDKYLVGQRLVNYERKAGRASSVPPPNPVAE from the exons TTTGGTCCAGTGGCTAAAGCACAGCAGGAAGGAGTACTGTGAATTATGCAAGCACAGATTTGCTTTCACACCAA TCTACTCCCCAGACATGCCATCACGTCTGCCCATCCAGGACATTTGTGCCGGCCTGCTGACCAGTGTGGGCACGGCCATCCGCTACTGGTTTCATTACACACTGGTGGCCTTCGCCTGGCTCGGGGTGGTTCCTCTCACTGCAT GTCGCATCTACAAGTGTCTGTTTACCGGCTCTGTGAGCTCACTTTTGACACTGCCATTGGACATGCTCTCTAC AGAGAACCTGCTTGCAGATTGTCTACAGGGCTGCTTTGTGGTCACCTGCACGCTGTGTGCATTTATCAGTCTGGTGTGGCTCAGAGAACAGATAGTCCATGGTGGCGCCCCCCAGTGGTTAGAGCAGCACCAGCCGCCGCCACCAAATGCAGCCGGACAAGCCAATGAG GCACAAGCTGCAGGCCAAGGAGCAGCTAATGAGCCCCCTGCAGCGCAGCCAGCCCCTGCTGATCCACCAGCCCAGAATGAAGCAGAGCCTGAGCCCCCTGATGTCCCCCCAGACCAAGGTGATGACCCAGAgctggaagaagaggagggagcaGCAGCTGAAGATGCAGATCCCAACAATGGAGCACAAG ATGACATGAATTGGAATGCTTTGGAGTGGGACAGAGCGGCAGAAGAGCTCACATGGGAAAGG ATGCTTGGCCTGGATGGTTCACTGGTATTTTTG GAGCATGTTTTTTGGGTAGTGTCACTCAACACACTCTTCATCCTGGTTTTTG CATTTTGTCCTTACCACATTGGGCACTTCTCTGTCGTTGGTCTTGGCTTTGAGGAATAT GTCCAAGCCTCCCACTTTGAGGGCTTAATCACAACCATTGTGGGCTACATACTGCTGGCTATGACGCTCATCCTCTGTCAT GGACTGGCTGCTCTGGTCAGGTTCCAGCGCTCCCGACGTCTCCTAGGAGTTTGCTACATTGTTGTCAAG GTCTCTCTGCTGGTTGTCGTGGAGATTGGTGTTTTTCCACTCATCTGTGGCTGGTGGCTTGACATCTGCTCCTTA GAGATGTTTGATGCCTCCCTGAAAGACAGAGAGTTAAGTTTTAAATCAGCCCCTGGTACCACCATGTTCCTGCACTGGCTTGTGGGAATGGTCTACGTCTTCTACTTTGCTTCTTTCATCCTCCTACTGAGAGAG GTGCTGAGGCCAGGAGTGCTGTGGTTTCTAAGAAACCTCAATGACCCAGATTTTAACCCGGTGCAGGAGATGATTCACCTGCCCATCTACAGACACCTGCGGCGGTTCATCCTGTCCGTGGTGGTGTTCGGCTCAATCGTGTTGCTCATGCTGTGGCTGCCCATCAGGCTGATCAAACTACTGCTGCCCACCTTCCTCCCATACAACGTCATGCTCTACAG TGATGCCCCAGTCAGCGAGCTGTCTTTGGAGCTATTATTACTTCAGGTTGTGCTGCCAGCTCTATTGGAGCAGGGACACACTCGCCAGTGGCTCAAAGGCCTGGTCAGGGCCTGGACAGTCAGTGCTGGatatttact AGATCTCCACTCGTACCTCCTCGGAGAGCAGGAGGACAATGATGCGAACCAGCctgtgaacaacaacaacaataacaacccTCCTCCTGGTCAccataacaacaataacaacccTGCACCAGCTGTTGGCGAGGGGCTGCATGCAGCCCATCAGGCCATCCTGCAGCAAGGGGGACCAGTGGGATTCCAGCCTTACCACAGACCCCTTCGCTTCCCATTCAGG ATTGTGTTGCTTATAGCATTCATGTGCATCACTCTGCTGGTGGCCAGTCTGGTGTGCCTAACCCTGCCAG TGTTCACCGGGCGATGGTTGATGTCCTTCTGGACAGGAAACTCCAAAATCCACGAGCTGTACACAGCAGCCTGCGGCCTGTATGTCTGCTGGCTGTCTATCCGCGGAGTCACTGTGCTGCTGGCCTGGATGCCCCAGGGACGCACCGTCATCATGCTCAAAGTCCAGGAGTGGACACTCATG ATTCTGAAGACCCTGGTTGTAGCTCTGCTGGTCGCTGGAGTCATCCCGCTGCTACTGGGCCTGCTGTTTGAACTGGTCATTGTGGCTCCGCTCAGGGTACCCCTGGACCAAACACCTCTCTTCTACCCTTGGCAG GACTGGGCTCTTGGAGTGCTCCATGCCAAAATCATTGCTGCCATCACTCTGATGGGCCCTCAGTGGTGGCTGAAGACTGTTATTGAGCAG GTTTATGCAAACGGAATTCGCAACATTGACCTCCAGTTCATCATTCGTAAACTGGCAGCTCCTGTCATCTCAGTCCTGCTGCTGTCCTTGTGTGTGCCGTATGTAATCGCTGCTGGGGTGGTGCCTGCTGTAG GAGTTACCCCAGAGATGGAGATTCTAATGCAGAGGAGAATCTACCCATTCCTCTTGATGGTGGTCTCGCTTATCGGCATCCTGTCCTTCCAGATCCGACAGTTTAAACGCCTTTATGAACACATCAAGAACGACAA GTACCTGGTTGGACAGAGGCTTGTCAACTACGAACGGAAAGCTGGAAGAGCAAGCTCAGTCCCTCCCCCCAACCCTGTTGCAGAGTAG
- the LOC122866849 gene encoding E3 ubiquitin-protein ligase MARCHF6 isoform X1 produces MDTAEEADICRVCRSEGTPDKPLYHPCVCTGSIKFIHQECLVQWLKHSRKEYCELCKHRFAFTPIYSPDMPSRLPIQDICAGLLTSVGTAIRYWFHYTLVAFAWLGVVPLTACRIYKCLFTGSVSSLLTLPLDMLSTENLLADCLQGCFVVTCTLCAFISLVWLREQIVHGGAPQWLEQHQPPPPNAAGQANEAQAAGQGAANEPPAAQPAPADPPAQNEAEPEPPDVPPDQGDDPELEEEEGAAAEDADPNNGAQDDMNWNALEWDRAAEELTWERVSLHDITHLQTPPCLMLGLDGSLVFLEHVFWVVSLNTLFILVFAFCPYHIGHFSVVGLGFEEYVQASHFEGLITTIVGYILLAMTLILCHGLAALVRFQRSRRLLGVCYIVVKVSLLVVVEIGVFPLICGWWLDICSLEMFDASLKDRELSFKSAPGTTMFLHWLVGMVYVFYFASFILLLREVLRPGVLWFLRNLNDPDFNPVQEMIHLPIYRHLRRFILSVVVFGSIVLLMLWLPIRLIKLLLPTFLPYNVMLYSDAPVSELSLELLLLQVVLPALLEQGHTRQWLKGLVRAWTVSAGYLLDLHSYLLGEQEDNDANQPVNNNNNNNPPPGHHNNNNNPAPAVGEGLHAAHQAILQQGGPVGFQPYHRPLRFPFRIVLLIAFMCITLLVASLVCLTLPVFTGRWLMSFWTGNSKIHELYTAACGLYVCWLSIRGVTVLLAWMPQGRTVIMLKVQEWTLMILKTLVVALLVAGVIPLLLGLLFELVIVAPLRVPLDQTPLFYPWQDWALGVLHAKIIAAITLMGPQWWLKTVIEQVYANGIRNIDLQFIIRKLAAPVISVLLLSLCVPYVIAAGVVPAVGVTPEMEILMQRRIYPFLLMVVSLIGILSFQIRQFKRLYEHIKNDKYLVGQRLVNYERKAGRASSVPPPNPVAE; encoded by the exons TTTGGTCCAGTGGCTAAAGCACAGCAGGAAGGAGTACTGTGAATTATGCAAGCACAGATTTGCTTTCACACCAA TCTACTCCCCAGACATGCCATCACGTCTGCCCATCCAGGACATTTGTGCCGGCCTGCTGACCAGTGTGGGCACGGCCATCCGCTACTGGTTTCATTACACACTGGTGGCCTTCGCCTGGCTCGGGGTGGTTCCTCTCACTGCAT GTCGCATCTACAAGTGTCTGTTTACCGGCTCTGTGAGCTCACTTTTGACACTGCCATTGGACATGCTCTCTAC AGAGAACCTGCTTGCAGATTGTCTACAGGGCTGCTTTGTGGTCACCTGCACGCTGTGTGCATTTATCAGTCTGGTGTGGCTCAGAGAACAGATAGTCCATGGTGGCGCCCCCCAGTGGTTAGAGCAGCACCAGCCGCCGCCACCAAATGCAGCCGGACAAGCCAATGAG GCACAAGCTGCAGGCCAAGGAGCAGCTAATGAGCCCCCTGCAGCGCAGCCAGCCCCTGCTGATCCACCAGCCCAGAATGAAGCAGAGCCTGAGCCCCCTGATGTCCCCCCAGACCAAGGTGATGACCCAGAgctggaagaagaggagggagcaGCAGCTGAAGATGCAGATCCCAACAATGGAGCACAAG ATGACATGAATTGGAATGCTTTGGAGTGGGACAGAGCGGCAGAAGAGCTCACATGGGAAAGGGTATCTCTGCATGACATTACCCATCTCCAAACACCCCCATGCCTT ATGCTTGGCCTGGATGGTTCACTGGTATTTTTG GAGCATGTTTTTTGGGTAGTGTCACTCAACACACTCTTCATCCTGGTTTTTG CATTTTGTCCTTACCACATTGGGCACTTCTCTGTCGTTGGTCTTGGCTTTGAGGAATAT GTCCAAGCCTCCCACTTTGAGGGCTTAATCACAACCATTGTGGGCTACATACTGCTGGCTATGACGCTCATCCTCTGTCAT GGACTGGCTGCTCTGGTCAGGTTCCAGCGCTCCCGACGTCTCCTAGGAGTTTGCTACATTGTTGTCAAG GTCTCTCTGCTGGTTGTCGTGGAGATTGGTGTTTTTCCACTCATCTGTGGCTGGTGGCTTGACATCTGCTCCTTA GAGATGTTTGATGCCTCCCTGAAAGACAGAGAGTTAAGTTTTAAATCAGCCCCTGGTACCACCATGTTCCTGCACTGGCTTGTGGGAATGGTCTACGTCTTCTACTTTGCTTCTTTCATCCTCCTACTGAGAGAG GTGCTGAGGCCAGGAGTGCTGTGGTTTCTAAGAAACCTCAATGACCCAGATTTTAACCCGGTGCAGGAGATGATTCACCTGCCCATCTACAGACACCTGCGGCGGTTCATCCTGTCCGTGGTGGTGTTCGGCTCAATCGTGTTGCTCATGCTGTGGCTGCCCATCAGGCTGATCAAACTACTGCTGCCCACCTTCCTCCCATACAACGTCATGCTCTACAG TGATGCCCCAGTCAGCGAGCTGTCTTTGGAGCTATTATTACTTCAGGTTGTGCTGCCAGCTCTATTGGAGCAGGGACACACTCGCCAGTGGCTCAAAGGCCTGGTCAGGGCCTGGACAGTCAGTGCTGGatatttact AGATCTCCACTCGTACCTCCTCGGAGAGCAGGAGGACAATGATGCGAACCAGCctgtgaacaacaacaacaataacaacccTCCTCCTGGTCAccataacaacaataacaacccTGCACCAGCTGTTGGCGAGGGGCTGCATGCAGCCCATCAGGCCATCCTGCAGCAAGGGGGACCAGTGGGATTCCAGCCTTACCACAGACCCCTTCGCTTCCCATTCAGG ATTGTGTTGCTTATAGCATTCATGTGCATCACTCTGCTGGTGGCCAGTCTGGTGTGCCTAACCCTGCCAG TGTTCACCGGGCGATGGTTGATGTCCTTCTGGACAGGAAACTCCAAAATCCACGAGCTGTACACAGCAGCCTGCGGCCTGTATGTCTGCTGGCTGTCTATCCGCGGAGTCACTGTGCTGCTGGCCTGGATGCCCCAGGGACGCACCGTCATCATGCTCAAAGTCCAGGAGTGGACACTCATG ATTCTGAAGACCCTGGTTGTAGCTCTGCTGGTCGCTGGAGTCATCCCGCTGCTACTGGGCCTGCTGTTTGAACTGGTCATTGTGGCTCCGCTCAGGGTACCCCTGGACCAAACACCTCTCTTCTACCCTTGGCAG GACTGGGCTCTTGGAGTGCTCCATGCCAAAATCATTGCTGCCATCACTCTGATGGGCCCTCAGTGGTGGCTGAAGACTGTTATTGAGCAG GTTTATGCAAACGGAATTCGCAACATTGACCTCCAGTTCATCATTCGTAAACTGGCAGCTCCTGTCATCTCAGTCCTGCTGCTGTCCTTGTGTGTGCCGTATGTAATCGCTGCTGGGGTGGTGCCTGCTGTAG GAGTTACCCCAGAGATGGAGATTCTAATGCAGAGGAGAATCTACCCATTCCTCTTGATGGTGGTCTCGCTTATCGGCATCCTGTCCTTCCAGATCCGACAGTTTAAACGCCTTTATGAACACATCAAGAACGACAA GTACCTGGTTGGACAGAGGCTTGTCAACTACGAACGGAAAGCTGGAAGAGCAAGCTCAGTCCCTCCCCCCAACCCTGTTGCAGAGTAG